The DNA sequence AACACACTACAAAGCTCAAGACAGCCTTGCTCTTTTAAATCCTGTACCAAGAACCACAGCAGAAGGCTTTTCAGATAGAAAAggatttttgttctgttttagcTCAGATGTAAGTGAGAAGGCACAGCGCCCCTGTCCGCTCTCTCAAAAGCAGCCCAGTCACAGAGGAGAGAGTCACTGGCCCGTCTGCACAGGGTCCACCCCTCACAAGACGGTAGTAGCGTCAGGTCCCGTTTTCCACCTCTGCCCAGCCGAAGTCCTTTCCAACTTGGGTCGGGGCTAAGAGCCAGCTTAAATAGAAAAGTATCTTTAACTAGTCAGTTTGTACAAAATTGTTCCAACACAGCTGTCCTGTGCATCAGTTCCGGGCGCGTCTCCCCAGATCCTCTCAGGTGCTCCGAGTTCTCAGGGCGGCGCAGCCTGGAAGCCGaccagtggcggcggcggcggcagcaggtcCTGGGCGTCCGTGATTCCTCCGGCTTCTGGTTCAGGACGGGGCAGCGGCGCCCCGCCGGCGGGCAGCCCGCACCAGGCACTGCTGCAGCACAGGATAGAGGCGCTGGCAGCCCTCGAGACCCATGCGCACGGCTTCGACCCAGCTCTCGGTcgggcccccctccccactgcccagcaGCCCGGCCACCTGGTTGAGCACGGGCATGAGAGCCACAGTGAGGCCGGCGGCGGCGCGCTCCTCCTCCAGCCGCGTGGGGTCCAGCAACCAGGTGGGCGCAGGCCCCGGCGCGCGGCTCAGGCCGCAGCCCACCACCAGGTCGTACATCTCGATGCCGGCGTCGGCCAGGGCGAGCGCGGCAGCCGTGAGCGCGGCGGCCAGGGCCGAGCCGCCGTCTTCCAGCAGCAGAGCGGACACCTCGAGCTGCGCGCGCGGGTAGCGGCCCAGGCGCACGGCGGGCTCCAGCGCTTCctgcagggccagcgccagctCGCGCTCCTCCCCGCCGCCCTGGGGCGCGCGGCGCCGGCGGCCCGCGAAGGGCGCGCGGCGGAAGTCACAGAGCAGGCGTCCCCGCAGCGCGGCCGGGGCCTCGCCTCCCGCGCCCGCCGGGCCGCCGCCGCGTTCTCCTCCCTCGACCTGGCGCGGGCCGGACACGGCGCACAGTACCTTGGTGCCTCCCGCCTCCAGGTAGGCCGAGCCCTTGGCCTGGCTCAGCAGCCCGGCGCGCGCGTACACGGGCCGCAGCCGTGAGGGGTCGCGGGGGTCGGGCGCCTCGTCCTCCTCCGCCGCGTACAGCTGCGGCGGCTGCGATTCCTCGGGCCCGCGGATGCGGCGATGGTCCCCGGGCATGGCGGCGCTAGGCGTGCGAGCCGCTTCCGCCGCGCGCCCTCGCGAGGGCTGTCGGGATAGCAGCGAGCGGCGCCGCACTGCCCCCTGCCGTCCTGGAGGGAGAATGGAGAGCGCTTCACAGCCCCGGGCCCGCCGCAAAGGACGTTTAAGGTTCCAAGGGTGGACTCACCGGGCAGGCCTGCAAAAGCGGGACCTGAGCTCGCCGGCTGACTTCTAGCTTCCGGGACCAGGGCAATCCCAGGGCGTGTGTCTTATTCCTTTCACTTGTGAAGATTGTATTTATTCCCCTCTCCTCGaagattgtatttatttatttaatgttttaaaatatatttttattgatttcagagagggagatggaaacatcaatgatgagaaagaaacattgattggctccctcctgcacgccccctactggggatcaagcccacaccagagcatgtgccctgactgggaatctgacCTCCTGACTCATGAGTtgatgttcagccactgagctacacctgcgGGGCAAGATTGTATTTAATTCTACACTTACTTGTGTGACTGTTCTATGTATCCCCACTGCCTTACCCAGGAGGGCAATGACTTTTTGTCTTGCTCACTCCTGTACCCTCAGTACCCTGGCTAGCACTCGTTGGAATGATCTCTCTGCTGCCCTGGATGGGAAGCTTTGTATCCCCAGCATGTGCTTGAACCCAGGGCTTTGGCACCCTTTCTGCCTGTGACAGTGGCCTCTGCTGCTTCTCCCAGCAGAcctgcttttcctccttcctccatgTCAGCCAGCCTGCTGTGCCCAGGGGACAGGAAACCAGCTGAAGCCAGTGTAGGTCAGCAGTACTTAACCTCCCAGCACACGTCTCCAAACCAAACTGTCTTCATCAGGCTTGGGTGAAGTGGTTCAGGGCCAGGAAGGGTGTCCATGCTCACTGTCCATCTTTGAGTTAAGGAAACAGGAATGATGGGGCAAAGGAGttgggggaggcaactgatataccttaaataccatctcaaaggggaagggaagagggacatGGGCCAAAGAAATGGGGAGGTTCTCCCACGAGAAGCCCCAAGAAAGGAGCTTCTCTCTGCTTCCAGTATCTCTGTGGATCTTCTATTGGTTCAGGCCTCTCTCCATCTCACTCCTGCTCCATCCTGTGGGCCACCTCCACAAACACCTTGAGGCAATCCTGGGGGCCATTCCCAAAatccgggggtctggggctggaCGCTGTATGGACTGCAGCCAGAACCATAGTATTTATTCTTCACTCAGGGAGCCACATGCTGTCACACAGGGGCAcctattggtggtggtggtggtggtggtgggagggtggATAGTGATAGAAATCACAGGGTATCAAGTATTACACATGGTCCTTTTATTCTCTGCAGCAAAAATGGTTCCTTCCCGCAGACCTAGAGCCTCGGGTCTGCAGAGAACTGTCTATAGACATGAGCATGACAATGATAAGTAGCAATACTGGGATAGTGGTTCTACACAGATGGTGCTGAGGTGTAGGGCTCCAGGCAGAAATGTAACATGGGCATTGAGTCACAGGCTGGCACCCAAGTGAGTTCCAGTTACTGCTGAGTTAGAAGGAGAAATGAGGCTATTTAAAGTCCCAAGATTCCAATGTCCGTGTGGCAGATGGAGATCTCCTGGTTGGACGGATACATCTGGGGTCGGGGAGACGCTTCCAAGTGGAAGCCAACCCTCCCCTCAATTCTTCACATCTCCTAGGCGGAGCTGGGCAAAGGAAGTGGCCAGCTGCAGCGCCTCCTGCAGGCAGCCCACATTCTTGCCTGTGGCCTGAGCAGACACATCTTTGCCACCACCTTTGCCATCCATCAGGCCTGACACCTGCTGCACCCACTCACTGGCTTTCAGGCCCCGGTTGGCTGCATTCTGGAAGACAGGAAGGAGAAGTGGGAGTCAGAACAGAGGATGGAACTGAGGGAGGCActgagaggggagggaaagaaaaaggatggGGGAACCACAGACACCCATTCCTGCCCTGGGTGATGTTGCCAGAGGCTGAGGCAGACCCTACAGCTGTACCATGGTTAAGATAAGACATACTGAGTGACAAAACCAGGTATCAGCCAGCACAGTTACACACATCCACCAAGGAGAGGGCCTGAGGGTAAGGGATGCTGGAGGGGACCAACAGGAGGGCAGGAGAAGGGCTATTTctttgccctggtcagtgtggctcagttggttggagtcaccaaaaggtggcaggttcgattcctggccagggcacatactcaggttgtgggttcaattcccagttgggacatgtgcgggaggcagatgattgatgtccctccctccctcctttcctctctccctcacccttcctgtccttaaaatcaattttttttaagagagagaagggcCATTTCTAATGGGGTTTGCACAAACACACTTGGGGGTTGGGCAAACAACCGTAAGAACTGAGCTCCCTCAGAAAAGCTACAGACACCCACTGGCGCAGGGCTGCAGGGTATTCTGACCTGAGGGACTTGACACAAGCATGTGATCTTGCCAGCCTCATTATCCACTGTGAAGAGCATGGCCGACGTCTGTGGGGAATGCGTCTTGAAGAGCTTCAAGGCTTCGTTCAGGGCCTGTGGGAGAACCTGGCATCAGGCcatggccctggggaaggggccaggcTCCCCATAAGTGCAGTGAGTTTAAAGAGCTCAGTTCTCGGAgctttccctgccctccccccttcctaaAGCAGGTGCTGGTCCTAGGAACCTGCATGGAGAAGGAccaagcacagggcctggccgCACTCGGACTCTCTAAGGTTTGCCTCCAATCTCCAAGAGACACAGCTCTCCAGCCACCAGATCTCTCCATGGTTTAGCCTAACCTCAATCCCAGAGAGTGGGCCCTCTGCTCTGAGCCACAAAACTCAGATTGCAGCCACCAGAGGATTGATGAGTCCTCCAGAGGAGACAAGCAGCAGATAGGCACCGAACAATGCCTGGAGACCCAGCCCCTGGAGCCCTGCCCCTGGGTTGCCTTGGCTGACGCGCCGCTCTCCATCTCCAGGATGACGAGGGGCTGGTTGGGGTTGCTATCAATGAGCTGCTTTGTCTTCTCCAACACCTACAAGGGAGAAAGGTCCATAAGAGAGGTTTCAGGTCCAAGGCCCAGACTGATACCCAGACAGCGGTCTTTGCTGGGTAAATCCTCTTGGTTCCCTTCCAGCCACCAGCACTGCCAGGACTCACTCGCTTCTGGACATCAGCTTTGCTAGCCCGGTCGAGGTCATCCATGATCTTCTTCAGGGATTTGAGAGTCTCCCGGAATTCATCCTTCTGCCATTGGGGGATGACTGCAGTGGCCAGGGCCTGGAACCAGAACCGGAAGACCATTCAGATATGAACCACAAGGAGCTAGGATGTGAGGatccagcccagcccaccccactcTTCTAGCTTTGAACTCTAAAGTCCTCCCTGATTAGtgtccagaaggagagaaaacaaaaaaaaatggtatcCATTGGTCTTGAGGTCAGTCACTTGTAAGAAACTACAGcactttattgttttgttaatcctcacctgaggatattttttccattgactttctgagctagtggaagggaagagggaggtggaggacgggagcaagagagagagagaaaaatatcaatgagagagacatcaattggttgccttccgcagcTGCCTTGACcaggctgggaatcaaacctgcaaccaggttatgtacccttgaccgggaatggaacctgagatccttcagtgcactgagccacaccagccagggttaccTACAGCAGTTTTAACAAGCAGGActggagagaaagaggcagaataAAGAGATGGGAACCCTGTACGACCTGGTCCCTACCAAGCAGTGAACACTTATTGGAAGTCCCTGAATATTAACAAACACCGGAAGGCCTGGAAACCGGGCACCCACAGGACCTTCCCAAACTCCCTCCACACCAGTGTGCACTCATGCTTGGGACGGGCCCCCCTGTTACTGGCAATGGGCAGCAGGCAGGTTCCGGGATACATAAACTCCCTATTCCAAGGCTGCGTGACAACAAAAGTCAGTCCAAAGGTCCATTGCACTGAGAACCAAGACTTGAGGGTTCAAGAACAGTGTGTGTCTGATCACCAGGCCTAGGATCCAGCACTGAGCAGGCCCTGAGGAGCGGGAAGCCACCCTACCTCTCCAAGGTCAGCGATCTCCCTCTGCACGTCCTTGTTGGGCGAAGTCTGGGCCTTCACTTTGGCCTCCATGACAGAGAGAGACTTCTTCAAGCTCTCTGCTTtcctgagggcctgggaggggacaATCAGAGTTGTAAACTCCAGATACCTTTCAGCTTCACTATTCTGTCTATGAACAGCTGTGGCCAACACTGATGGCAGGCGATGGAACAACACATCCCTAAGACACCAGAAGTTTCTCTTCCTTCAGGGAGCAAGTGTTTGCAGCCTCTTGACCCAAAAAGGAGCACCTTCCTCACATGCCAGCGGAAAGGCTGCACTAGCGCAGGTTCGGGGGTAACCGAGAAGTCGTAAGGTAGGAGGCTTCAGCACACAGCAGGCACAAGCTAGTCCCCACCCCACACGTTCCCATCTCAAACTAGGCACGTACCCCCAGGGCGATGTGGTTAAGTGCTGGGGACACTGGAAGTCACAGCAAAACTATGGCTAACCTTCCTAGACACAGATAAATTACTGGGTACAAGGCAGGATTTGCATGTACTGTACAGATTAACGTAAGATAGATATAAAGTCTTCTGCACTGGTGGCTTGCTTCTGCCAGGTAACTGGGGACATGTGGGGGCAGCCCTGTACTTCTGCTTCTGACTGCAGCAGCCACATAACCATCTTGGATCTGCAGATTAAGCTCCTCTTGCCTTGTTGAATTAAGCCACGAACCAGCCCAATCTGCTCACCTTCTGGGCTTCAGCACCTGTGACAGCCACGATCCTCCGGATGCCCTTGGCAATCGCTTCTTCGCTCACAATCACAAAAGCTCCCGCGTGACTCGAATTCTGCAGGTGACTGATGGCAGAACACAAAGCCCATGGTTATGAGGAAGCCCAGGTGCCCTGGTCCCCATGGCACCCCTGAAGCCCTTGGCTCTGCAGGCTGCAGAATCCAGCTTGGCCAGGAAGGGGCTGAGAGCTTTGTGACACCAAGCTAGACGCCATGTTTCTGAGCTTGTTTTCTCATGTATGAATAGGTGTTATGCtccctcacagggctgttgggaAAATCAACTGAGATCCAATGAAACTGTAGTCCCTAATACCCAATACCATATAACTACTGGCGGGCTCTACATTCATTCACATTTTTGGTTCTCTCTGGTGGAACATAAGCTATATTCTTTCATCCCAGTTCACTAGTTGAGAATATTGGAGCATAATTTAAAATCCTACAACCCTTTAAACAAACAGGCTTTGTTCCCTGTTGCTCAGAGAACCTCAAATTCTCATTATCTCAGTCATTCTGTGAGGCATGGAATCTTTGAAAGCTGTTTTCTGTGCTCTAAAGAGTGTTGTGCAAAGTGTCAAGGCAGAATTAGGCCTGGAACCTGGTTCCCATATACTCCCTCACCCTCCACATGctctcctgctctctgcctgcctgaggcAAGAGGCCCTGGATGGGCCCTACCAAGGCCCCAAGAATGTTTCACCAAGCTTCCTTCTGAAGTAGGAACGTCCCAGGTCACCATAACCATCCCGGAAGACCCCAGGGAGGTACCAAGTGCTATGGAGGGATTCAAGTTGGCGGAAATAAGTGGCTATCCCAAGCCAAATTAAGCTGGGCCTACCATAGGGCCTGACTCGGGCTCTGAGACAATGATATTAATAGCTCAGATGCTGTTCAAGCAGCAAAGGGAGTTAAGTGAGGCCTCAGGAAGGGAAAGCGGCTGGGACCAGACCAGGAGCTGGATGAGCACTCTATGGCCTTGCTGAATCCTGAATTCACAGGCCAAGAATCCCAGCTCCTACGGGATCAGCACAGGAACAAGAGCAAACAGTGTGTGGGGAGTGCGTCCTTCTCCTAGGAAGAACATTTCATCACAACCCCGGGGAATCACAGGCACTGCGATGCTGAGATTCCTGGGAATGCTGTTTGCCAACTGCGCTTTCTGGGGCTTTGTTTAAACCTTAGATAAACAAGAGCTGGTCTAGGACCTACATCCGCCAGGGGTAATGCCACTGACCCCACTACAGCTCCCCCTGAGGTACTCACGTTCCCCCACAGAACTCAACAGAAGTGAGTGAGCCAGCAGGACCAGAGGGGTCGTCTAGCAGCTTGGACACTGGGACCCCAATAGAGACGACTCGCACAGGGTCAGGATAGGTTTCATCAAACACAGCCCGCAGGCCCTGGATGGCTTTAGCTGCTGCCAGGAGACAATCCTGGGTATAGACGGGCTGCGGGGAAAGAAGACAGAACAGAGGCTGGGAAAGGTCGCTGGAGGTCAGCAAGGAGCACTTAGAGCGAGTGTGGTCCTgcaggcaggactcagggtgtctaatcctggctctgcccctcatGTGCCCACAGCCTCCTGAAAGAAGGTACTATGTATGGTCAAGGAAATCAAAATAGAAATTTCCAAGAATGTTTTGTTAAACTGAACCAAATCTTACATGGATGTGCTTTATGTAAAGCAGACATAACTAGAAGAGCTCTGGTTGTCCTAAGCAGGGAGTAGAGCAAAGACCTCTCTCTGCCGCTCCCCAGAGGCCCTCAGACCCTCTGCTGAACGCCAGCACTGCCCCCACTGAGcacagtttgagaatcactgctttacGCAAATCTGCGTGCCGTGCAGGACAGAATATGGTACGATGGAGCGAGAGCATTTGGGTTGACACTCTGTGGAAAGAAAGTGATGGTGCAGGAAGGAGTGGGGTTCATGACCCAAGAGCTTACACACAATCCAACCTACCTTGGCGGCCTCAATCATCTCGTTAACAATCTGCTCAGCCTTCTTGATCTGTTGGGTGGACATGGCTCCCTTGGCAGTGAAGTCAAACCGAAGGCGGTCAGGTGCAACCAGGGAGCCTCTCTGGTCAGCTTCCCCAAGCACGGAGCGCAGGGCAAAGTTCAGAATGTGGGTAGCTGTATGGTTGCTCATGACAGGTCTACGTCGTGGCTGTAAAGAGAGGCAGCTGGTGGAGGGATCTGCAACAGATTGCTGGTTCTCCCCCAATACTTGCTCTCCCCATCTTCCCAAGTACTAGAATTTTTAGTTGGACACATGGCTGCCCAGAATAAAGACTACATAGCCTAGCTTCTCTTGCAGCTAGGTGTAGCCATGTGATAAGTTCTGGTCAATGAGCTGTAAGCATACCCTTAACGGGAAAGGGCATGCTTTCTCCTGCCTAGAACAGGAGTTGGTAAACCATGGCCTATGAGCCAAATCTGGCCTGCCACCCATTTTTATAAATAGGTTTatgaacacagccacactcatatGTGCACATATCGTCTCTGGTGCTTTTGTGCCACAAcgacagagttgagtagttgtgatagAGACCGTTATGTCCCAAAATGCCAAAAGTATTTACGATCTGGCCCTTTCCAAAACAGTGCCGATCCCAGACCTAGAAAATCAATCTGATGGCTACCTTCTTGGACCATGAAATCAAGGGCAACACCCAAGGAATGATGGCAAAGCAACAAGCAAGGAGAAGCTGGGCCCAATAACTTTGTGGGCACAGCCTCTATCTAAGCCTGGACTTTTAGGTGGGAAACACATTTCTATCTTGTTTGAAGTTTCTGTTATTTTGGAGCTCTGTCACATACAACAGAatctatttcttttattgttaatctttacccgaggatattttttcccattgatttttggggagagtagaagaaagggagggaaagacagagagagagagagagagagagagagagagagagagagaagagagagagagaatgagaattgaTTGGTAGCCCCTTGCATGAGCCCCAACTGGTACATGCCAGGGCTAAAATCTATTTCTTAATTAATACAGGATCCTTGGGTCCTGAAGAAGTATTTGAAGTTAACCTGGAGAAAGGCAATTCATGAAAACAAGTCTATAGGATCGCAATGGAAATCACTATGGTCTCACATGggaacagatatatatatatataaatttaactcTCAGATTCATCCCTTACAATTATGGACCAATTTATAGGAGGAGATGAATAGTAAATACATCAAATCACTGTAATGTACAGTCACGTGCTGCACAACGATGTTTCAGTCAATGACAGGCCACATGTACAACGGGGATATACCATgcagcctaggtgtgtagtaggccaTAACATCTAGgcttgtgtaagtgcactctatgatgtttgcacaatgatgAAATCACCTAACGACGCATTTCCCAGAATATATCCCCATTGTTGAGTGGCGTATGACTGAACTTTAAAATACcttataattttatatgtcaattatacctcaacaaagctgaaatttaaaaaaatataaaaggatgccctggccaggtacctCAGGTTAGAACATGGTCTCAAaatgctaaggttgcaggttcaatccctggtcagggcacatacaagaatcaaccaatggatgcagaaaaaagtggaacaacaaattgatgtttctc is a window from the Eptesicus fuscus isolate TK198812 chromosome 21, DD_ASM_mEF_20220401, whole genome shotgun sequence genome containing:
- the EXOSC6 gene encoding exosome complex component MTR3 translates to MPGDHRRIRGPEESQPPQLYAAEEDEAPDPRDPSRLRPVYARAGLLSQAKGSAYLEAGGTKVLCAVSGPRQVEGGERGGGPAGAGGEAPAALRGRLLCDFRRAPFAGRRRRAPQGGGEERELALALQEALEPAVRLGRYPRAQLEVSALLLEDGGSALAAALTAAALALADAGIEMYDLVVGCGLSRAPGPAPTWLLDPTRLEEERAAAGLTVALMPVLNQVAGLLGSGEGGPTESWVEAVRMGLEGCQRLYPVLQQCLVRAARRRGAAAPS